The following proteins come from a genomic window of Pocillopora verrucosa isolate sample1 chromosome 6, ASM3666991v2, whole genome shotgun sequence:
- the LOC131780608 gene encoding NLR family CARD domain-containing protein 3-like isoform X3, producing the protein MASATPSQPSTKETSNYAQLCRLLVEVGSLMLREIFDRVCPPENLHAVLTNPKNHAKLQTLRKKRVLTTFQWGKLYPVSKTSVSSGNFDTSLLLFLLRNIFGLNFPASGRNNLPPGSDTSPEADITRIKFFRDRVFSYAANASVDDPTFSLYWNNIKDTFLRIGGTCYEEVINDPTLHCMDADLEEHYQELLREWLKDDDRITDKVHEDKIVKKARKEGDMENSFDISEQNSWERETVLMPGENTSAENGNGSPPELIVKLPKLCDLPAISSSWETVELPVDIVLLAVEDCEFLSCFAYLKEPFKSYHISTGPVYFGCMGDDQGKKMKIALMRCSKGPDVPQGSLSVSKDAISVLRPKAIFSVGACSGLNSKKVKLGDVVVSAKLITAVYKTPPSRDIGNLIKHVADGWKAPLQNADEYNAKVYCDGVVLSISEANRDMIRKHPEAIAVEMEGGGVYAAAHDFKTEWVVVKGIKDFVDETHSSSKKWNEIACVMAASVVANILNDPVIFQDWPHFNAGSVEKMIKMDSELKEVKEKLCTLTASVGESKDEGIFDPTELINGIRQLYKTREGWLSPFPWCEEFQFFLGNIFTRLKVVRRKKTRGEISNVFVDMSSILDPYEECSAPRTVLIEGEPGMGKTTYCKKYAYDWATKQQEPQGCGSTAFKVVLLLKCRDIHSDVWEAIDDQLLPRDIDEEVKQQFCRFIRENQSSILLILDGLDELPSSKLSMFSELIEGRVLPKCHLVATARHEAGKEVRKCCDVLLQIEGFTEEHVKGFVTKYFKERTDLATKLSQRMSRDKNLREIAANPLNTALLCLLCEEFEGTLPESRAQLYLDMVECVLRRYRKRKGLLEKIEDLTNHYKPQLNHLGKVALNGLLDDKLDFNESELRNHAKDLTEFGFLSVQPGGSKLRQTLHYAFLHKSFQEFFAAFFISSQIQSKEMKPEELVSDPRYFVELKQILLFSCGILAMKCDEQVVALVKSLTNKVNKNEGRGAKIVLEAINECKREKSDFHSHLLKSFGTGLNLTNLDLSRNRISDAGATCIAEAIKVNKTLTNLYLHNNGISAAGATCIAEAIKVNKTLTNLDLSGNDISAAGATCIAEAIKVNKTLTNLDLDNNGISDAGATCIAEAIKVNKTLTNLDLSWNGISDAGATCIAEAIKVNKTLTNLDLRGNGISDAGATCIAEAIKVNKTLTNLDLSLNDISDAGATCIAEAIKVNKTLTNLDLSWNGISAAGATCIAEAIKVNKTLTNLYLHNNGISAAGATCIAEAIKVNKTLTNLDLRGNGISDAGATCIAEAIKVNKTLTNLDLDNNGISDAGATCIAEAMKVNKTLTNLDLRGNGISDAGATCIAEAIKVNKTLTNLDLSLNDISDAGATCIAEAMKVNKTLTNLDSSGNGISAAGATCIAEAIIVNKTLN; encoded by the exons ATGGCTTCTGCCACCCCATCACAACCTTCTACCAAGGAGACCTCTAATTATGCCCAGCTCTGTCGCCTTCTTGTTGAAGTTGGATCACTTATGCTAAGGGAGATCTTTGACCGGGTATGTCCACCAGAAAACCTTCATGCAGTTCTGACTAATCCCAAAAACCATGCCAAACTACAAACATTGCGAAAGAAGAGAGTCCTGACTACCTTCCAGTGGGGGAAACTGTATCCTGTCTCCAAAACATCAGTTTCCTCAGGGAACTTTGACACCTCCTTACTGCTATTTCTTTTGAGGAATATCTTTGGTCTGAATTTCCCTGCCTCTGGCCGGAATAACCTTCCTCCAGGATCAGACACCTCTCCAGAAGCTGACATCACTCGCATCAAGTTTTTCAGGGACAGAGTTTTCAGTTATGCTGCTAatgcttcagttgatgatccaaCCTTCAGTTTGTACTGGAACAACATCAAAGACACTTTTCTGCGTATTGGAGGGACCTGCTATGAGGAAGTCATAAATGATCCTACACTCCACTGTATGGATGCTGATCTTGAAGAACACTACCAAGAGCTTCTGAGAGAGTGGTTGAAAGATGATGACCGTATCACAGACAAAGTGCATGAagacaaaattgtgaaaaaggcCAGGAAGGAAGGGGACATGGAAAATTCCTTTgacatttctgaacaaaattcatGGGAGAGAG AGACAGTATTAATGCCAGGGGAAAATACATCAGCAGAGAATGGCAATGGCAGCCCACCAGAGCTCATTGTGAAACTTCCAAAGTTGTGTGATCTTCCAGCAATCTCTTCTTCTTGGGAAACTGTTGAACTTCCTGTTGATATTGTTTTATTAGCAGTGGAGGACTGTGAGTTCTTAAGTTGTTTTGCCTACCTGAAGGAACCCTTTAAGAGTTACCACATCAGCACTGGCCCTGTGTACTTTGGGTGCATGGgtgatgatcaaggaaagaaaatgaaaattgcattgaTGAGGTGCTCCAAAGGTCCTGATGTTCCTCAGGGTTCTTTgtcagtttcaaaagatgccaTCTCAGTACTGAGACCCAAGGCTATCTTTTCTGTTGGTGCCTGCAGTGGTTTGAAtagcaaaaaggtcaagttaggaGATGTGGTTGTTTCAGCAAAGCTGATAACAGCTGTATACAAAACTCCCCCCAGCAGAGATATTGGTAACCTGATCAAACATGTGGCTGATGGGTGGAAGGCACCTTTACAAAATGCTGATGAATATAATGCCAAAGTGTACTGTGATGGAGTGGTTCTGAGTATCTCAGAGGCAAACAGAGATATGATTAGGAAACATCCTGAagcaattgcagttgaaatggaGGGTGGAG gagTGTATGCAGCAGCCcatgattttaagacagaatgggtGGTAGTCAAGGGCATCAAAGACTTTGTAGATGAAACGCACtcttcaagtaagaaatggaatgaaattgCCTGTGTTATGGCAGCTTCTGTTGTggccaacattttgaatgatccagtcatattccaagattggcctcaTTTTAATGCAG GGTCTGTTGAGAAAATGATAAAGATGGACAGCGAACTGAAAGAAGTGAAGGAAAAGCTGTGTACTTTGACAGCCTCAGTGGGAGAAAGTAAGGATGAAG gtatttttgatccgactgagcttatcaatggaattcgccagctttacaagactcgcgagggatggctctcaccatttccatggtgtgaagagtttcagttttttcttggaaatatttttacaaggctcaaagtggtcagaagaaagaaaacgagaggagaaatcagtaacgtatttgttgacatgtcgtcaatactagacccgtatgaagagtgttcagcgccgagaacagtgttgattgaaggagaacctggtatgggaaaaaccacctattgtaaaaagtacgcctacgactgggccacaaaacagcaagaacCTCAGGGCTGCGGCTCAACAGCATTTAAagtggtattgttactgaaatgTCGAGATATCCATTCTGACGTTTGGGAAGCTATTGATGATCAGCTTCTGCCCCGAGACAtcgatgaagaagtcaaacaacaatTCTGTCGTtttattcgtgaaaatcagtccagcattttattgatattggatggattggatgagttaCCGTCCAGTAAATTGTCGATGTTTTCcgaattaattgaaggaagagtgCTCCCCAAATGCCACCTAGTTGCAACAGCAAGACAcgaagctggaaaagaggtgagaaaatgttgtgacgtgctgcttcagatcgaaggattTACTGAAGAGCATGTGAAAGGatttgtcaccaagtactttaaagaaaggacgGATTTAGCCACCAAGCTCTCGCAACGGATGTCGCGAGAtaaaaacctgagagaaatagcggccaatcctctaaacacagcacttctttgccttttatgcGAAGAGTTTGAGGGCACACTCCCCGAAAGCagagctcaactgtacttggatatggttgaatgtgttttgagaagatatagaaaaaggAAGGGACTACTAGAAAAGATCGAAGACTTGACAAACCATTACAAACCACAATTgaatcaccttggaaaggtagcgttgaatggtttacttgacgataagttagattttaatgaaagtgaattgagaaaccatgcaaaagacctgactgaatttggatttctgtcagtgCAGCCTGGTGGCAGCAAACTGAGACAAACACTGCACTATGccttcttacataaaagttttcaagaattctttgcagcattcttcatttcttctcagattcaaagcaaggagatgaaacctgaagaactagTTTCCGATCCAAGGTATTTCGttgaacttaaacaaatacttttgttttcatgtggaattttggccatgaaatgcgatgaacaggttgtggctcttgtaaagagtttaacaaataaagtcaacaaaaatgaaggccgtggtgcaaaaattgtattggaggccatcaacgaatgcaaaagagaaaaaagtgattttcactcGCATTTATTGAAGTCGTTTGGAACTGGATTGAATctgaccaatttggatttgtctcggaatcgtattagtgatgcgggtgctacatgtattgctgaggcaatcaaagtgaacaagacgctaaccaatttgtatttgcacaacaatggtattagtgctgcgggtgctacatgtattgctgaggcaatcaaagtgaacaagacgctaaccaatttggatttgtctgggaatgatattagtgctgcgggtgctacatgtattgctgaggcaatcaaagtgaacaagacgctaaccaatttggatttggacaacaatggtattagtgatgcgggtgctacatgtattgctgaggcaatcaaagtgaacaagacgctaaccaatttggatttgtcttggaatggtattagtgatgcgggtgctacatgtattgctgaggcaatcaaagtgaacaagacgctaaccaatttggatttgcgaggtaatggtattagtgatgcgggtgctacatgtattgctgaggcaatcaaagtgaacaagacgctaaccaatttggatttgtctctcaatgatattagtgatgcgggtgctacatgtattgctgaggcaatcaaagtgaacaagacgctaaccaatttggatttgtcttggaatggtattagtgctgcgggtgctacatgtattgctgaggcaatcaaagtgaacaagacgctaaccaatttgtatttgcacaacaatggtattagtgctgcgggtgctacatgtattgctgaggcaatcaaagtgaacaagacgctaaccaatttggatttgcgaggtaatggtattagtgatgcgggtgctacatgtattgctgaggcaatcaaagtgaacaagacgctaaccaatttggatttggacaacaatggtattagtgatgcgggtgctacatgtattgctgaggcaatgaaagtgaacaagacgctaaccaatttggatttgcgaggtaatggtattagtgatgcgggtgctacatgtattgctgaggcaatcaaagtgaacaagacgctaaccaatttggatttgtctctcaatgatattagtgatgcgggtgctacatgtattgctgaggcaatgaaagtgaacaagacgctaaccaatttggattcGTCTgggaatggtattagtgctgcgggtgctacatgtattgctgaggcaatcatagtcaacaagacgctaaattaa
- the LOC131780608 gene encoding NLR family CARD domain-containing protein 3-like isoform X1, with the protein MASATPSQPSTKETSNYAQLCRLLVEVGSLMLREIFDRVCPPENLHAVLTNPKNHAKLQTLRKKRVLTTFQWGKLYPVSKTSVSSGNFDTSLLLFLLRNIFGLNFPASGRNNLPPGSDTSPEADITRIKFFRDRVFSYAANASVDDPTFSLYWNNIKDTFLRIGGTCYEEVINDPTLHCMDADLEEHYQELLREWLKDDDRITDKVHEDKIVKKARKEGDMENSFDISEQNSWERETVLMPGENTSAENGNGSPPELIVKLPKLCDLPAISSSWETVELPVDIVLLAVEDCEFLSCFAYLKEPFKSYHISTGPVYFGCMGDDQGKKMKIALMRCSKGPDVPQGSLSVSKDAISVLRPKAIFSVGACSGLNSKKVKLGDVVVSAKLITAVYKTPPSRDIGNLIKHVADGWKAPLQNADEYNAKVYCDGVVLSISEANRDMIRKHPEAIAVEMEGGGVYAAAHDFKTEWVVVKGIKDFVDETHSSSKKWNEIACVMAASVVANILNDPVIFQDWPHFNADSLSDLRDTTEKIEIEMKEVKETLCSLTTTVEKSTDEGSVEKMIKMDSELKEVKEKLCTLTASVGESKDEGIFDPTELINGIRQLYKTREGWLSPFPWCEEFQFFLGNIFTRLKVVRRKKTRGEISNVFVDMSSILDPYEECSAPRTVLIEGEPGMGKTTYCKKYAYDWATKQQEPQGCGSTAFKVVLLLKCRDIHSDVWEAIDDQLLPRDIDEEVKQQFCRFIRENQSSILLILDGLDELPSSKLSMFSELIEGRVLPKCHLVATARHEAGKEVRKCCDVLLQIEGFTEEHVKGFVTKYFKERTDLATKLSQRMSRDKNLREIAANPLNTALLCLLCEEFEGTLPESRAQLYLDMVECVLRRYRKRKGLLEKIEDLTNHYKPQLNHLGKVALNGLLDDKLDFNESELRNHAKDLTEFGFLSVQPGGSKLRQTLHYAFLHKSFQEFFAAFFISSQIQSKEMKPEELVSDPRYFVELKQILLFSCGILAMKCDEQVVALVKSLTNKVNKNEGRGAKIVLEAINECKREKSDFHSHLLKSFGTGLNLTNLDLSRNRISDAGATCIAEAIKVNKTLTNLYLHNNGISAAGATCIAEAIKVNKTLTNLDLSGNDISAAGATCIAEAIKVNKTLTNLDLDNNGISDAGATCIAEAIKVNKTLTNLDLSWNGISDAGATCIAEAIKVNKTLTNLDLRGNGISDAGATCIAEAIKVNKTLTNLDLSLNDISDAGATCIAEAIKVNKTLTNLDLSWNGISAAGATCIAEAIKVNKTLTNLYLHNNGISAAGATCIAEAIKVNKTLTNLDLRGNGISDAGATCIAEAIKVNKTLTNLDLDNNGISDAGATCIAEAMKVNKTLTNLDLRGNGISDAGATCIAEAIKVNKTLTNLDLSLNDISDAGATCIAEAMKVNKTLTNLDSSGNGISAAGATCIAEAIIVNKTLN; encoded by the exons ATGGCTTCTGCCACCCCATCACAACCTTCTACCAAGGAGACCTCTAATTATGCCCAGCTCTGTCGCCTTCTTGTTGAAGTTGGATCACTTATGCTAAGGGAGATCTTTGACCGGGTATGTCCACCAGAAAACCTTCATGCAGTTCTGACTAATCCCAAAAACCATGCCAAACTACAAACATTGCGAAAGAAGAGAGTCCTGACTACCTTCCAGTGGGGGAAACTGTATCCTGTCTCCAAAACATCAGTTTCCTCAGGGAACTTTGACACCTCCTTACTGCTATTTCTTTTGAGGAATATCTTTGGTCTGAATTTCCCTGCCTCTGGCCGGAATAACCTTCCTCCAGGATCAGACACCTCTCCAGAAGCTGACATCACTCGCATCAAGTTTTTCAGGGACAGAGTTTTCAGTTATGCTGCTAatgcttcagttgatgatccaaCCTTCAGTTTGTACTGGAACAACATCAAAGACACTTTTCTGCGTATTGGAGGGACCTGCTATGAGGAAGTCATAAATGATCCTACACTCCACTGTATGGATGCTGATCTTGAAGAACACTACCAAGAGCTTCTGAGAGAGTGGTTGAAAGATGATGACCGTATCACAGACAAAGTGCATGAagacaaaattgtgaaaaaggcCAGGAAGGAAGGGGACATGGAAAATTCCTTTgacatttctgaacaaaattcatGGGAGAGAG AGACAGTATTAATGCCAGGGGAAAATACATCAGCAGAGAATGGCAATGGCAGCCCACCAGAGCTCATTGTGAAACTTCCAAAGTTGTGTGATCTTCCAGCAATCTCTTCTTCTTGGGAAACTGTTGAACTTCCTGTTGATATTGTTTTATTAGCAGTGGAGGACTGTGAGTTCTTAAGTTGTTTTGCCTACCTGAAGGAACCCTTTAAGAGTTACCACATCAGCACTGGCCCTGTGTACTTTGGGTGCATGGgtgatgatcaaggaaagaaaatgaaaattgcattgaTGAGGTGCTCCAAAGGTCCTGATGTTCCTCAGGGTTCTTTgtcagtttcaaaagatgccaTCTCAGTACTGAGACCCAAGGCTATCTTTTCTGTTGGTGCCTGCAGTGGTTTGAAtagcaaaaaggtcaagttaggaGATGTGGTTGTTTCAGCAAAGCTGATAACAGCTGTATACAAAACTCCCCCCAGCAGAGATATTGGTAACCTGATCAAACATGTGGCTGATGGGTGGAAGGCACCTTTACAAAATGCTGATGAATATAATGCCAAAGTGTACTGTGATGGAGTGGTTCTGAGTATCTCAGAGGCAAACAGAGATATGATTAGGAAACATCCTGAagcaattgcagttgaaatggaGGGTGGAG gagTGTATGCAGCAGCCcatgattttaagacagaatgggtGGTAGTCAAGGGCATCAAAGACTTTGTAGATGAAACGCACtcttcaagtaagaaatggaatgaaattgCCTGTGTTATGGCAGCTTCTGTTGTggccaacattttgaatgatccagtcatattccaagattggcctcaTTTTAATGCAG ATTCGCTAAGTGACCTCAGAGACACAACTGAGAAGATAGAGATTGAAATGAAGGAGGTTAAAGAGACGCTTTGTAGCCTGACGACCACAGTGGAGAAAAGCACAGATGAAG GGTCTGTTGAGAAAATGATAAAGATGGACAGCGAACTGAAAGAAGTGAAGGAAAAGCTGTGTACTTTGACAGCCTCAGTGGGAGAAAGTAAGGATGAAG gtatttttgatccgactgagcttatcaatggaattcgccagctttacaagactcgcgagggatggctctcaccatttccatggtgtgaagagtttcagttttttcttggaaatatttttacaaggctcaaagtggtcagaagaaagaaaacgagaggagaaatcagtaacgtatttgttgacatgtcgtcaatactagacccgtatgaagagtgttcagcgccgagaacagtgttgattgaaggagaacctggtatgggaaaaaccacctattgtaaaaagtacgcctacgactgggccacaaaacagcaagaacCTCAGGGCTGCGGCTCAACAGCATTTAAagtggtattgttactgaaatgTCGAGATATCCATTCTGACGTTTGGGAAGCTATTGATGATCAGCTTCTGCCCCGAGACAtcgatgaagaagtcaaacaacaatTCTGTCGTtttattcgtgaaaatcagtccagcattttattgatattggatggattggatgagttaCCGTCCAGTAAATTGTCGATGTTTTCcgaattaattgaaggaagagtgCTCCCCAAATGCCACCTAGTTGCAACAGCAAGACAcgaagctggaaaagaggtgagaaaatgttgtgacgtgctgcttcagatcgaaggattTACTGAAGAGCATGTGAAAGGatttgtcaccaagtactttaaagaaaggacgGATTTAGCCACCAAGCTCTCGCAACGGATGTCGCGAGAtaaaaacctgagagaaatagcggccaatcctctaaacacagcacttctttgccttttatgcGAAGAGTTTGAGGGCACACTCCCCGAAAGCagagctcaactgtacttggatatggttgaatgtgttttgagaagatatagaaaaaggAAGGGACTACTAGAAAAGATCGAAGACTTGACAAACCATTACAAACCACAATTgaatcaccttggaaaggtagcgttgaatggtttacttgacgataagttagattttaatgaaagtgaattgagaaaccatgcaaaagacctgactgaatttggatttctgtcagtgCAGCCTGGTGGCAGCAAACTGAGACAAACACTGCACTATGccttcttacataaaagttttcaagaattctttgcagcattcttcatttcttctcagattcaaagcaaggagatgaaacctgaagaactagTTTCCGATCCAAGGTATTTCGttgaacttaaacaaatacttttgttttcatgtggaattttggccatgaaatgcgatgaacaggttgtggctcttgtaaagagtttaacaaataaagtcaacaaaaatgaaggccgtggtgcaaaaattgtattggaggccatcaacgaatgcaaaagagaaaaaagtgattttcactcGCATTTATTGAAGTCGTTTGGAACTGGATTGAATctgaccaatttggatttgtctcggaatcgtattagtgatgcgggtgctacatgtattgctgaggcaatcaaagtgaacaagacgctaaccaatttgtatttgcacaacaatggtattagtgctgcgggtgctacatgtattgctgaggcaatcaaagtgaacaagacgctaaccaatttggatttgtctgggaatgatattagtgctgcgggtgctacatgtattgctgaggcaatcaaagtgaacaagacgctaaccaatttggatttggacaacaatggtattagtgatgcgggtgctacatgtattgctgaggcaatcaaagtgaacaagacgctaaccaatttggatttgtcttggaatggtattagtgatgcgggtgctacatgtattgctgaggcaatcaaagtgaacaagacgctaaccaatttggatttgcgaggtaatggtattagtgatgcgggtgctacatgtattgctgaggcaatcaaagtgaacaagacgctaaccaatttggatttgtctctcaatgatattagtgatgcgggtgctacatgtattgctgaggcaatcaaagtgaacaagacgctaaccaatttggatttgtcttggaatggtattagtgctgcgggtgctacatgtattgctgaggcaatcaaagtgaacaagacgctaaccaatttgtatttgcacaacaatggtattagtgctgcgggtgctacatgtattgctgaggcaatcaaagtgaacaagacgctaaccaatttggatttgcgaggtaatggtattagtgatgcgggtgctacatgtattgctgaggcaatcaaagtgaacaagacgctaaccaatttggatttggacaacaatggtattagtgatgcgggtgctacatgtattgctgaggcaatgaaagtgaacaagacgctaaccaatttggatttgcgaggtaatggtattagtgatgcgggtgctacatgtattgctgaggcaatcaaagtgaacaagacgctaaccaatttggatttgtctctcaatgatattagtgatgcgggtgctacatgtattgctgaggcaatgaaagtgaacaagacgctaaccaatttggattcGTCTgggaatggtattagtgctgcgggtgctacatgtattgctgaggcaatcatagtcaacaagacgctaaattaa